Proteins encoded in a region of the Ziziphus jujuba cultivar Dongzao chromosome 3, ASM3175591v1 genome:
- the LOC107422108 gene encoding electron transfer flavoprotein-ubiquinone oxidoreductase, mitochondrial — MLRILIKSNSSRNTSFKSFSSSTFFNTHLRNSTTSALISSTSLFNPSSGSHSNVSNPTNLAKIQNGYHQGCKFSVLNFQIGFRPFFSSGYLIKLVSVRNYGRNGSGFMRGRRTSFLGESRSFCSEPNRESIQYDVVIVGAGPAGLSAAIRLKQLCQEKDVDLSVCVVEKGAEVGAHIISGNVFEPRALDELLPEWKHEESPIIVPVSSDKFWFLSKDRAFSLPCPFNNKGNYVISLSQLVRWMGAKAEELGIEIYPGFAASEILYDSNDNVVGIGTNDMGISKDGSKKENFQPGVELKGRITLLSEGCRGSLSEKVLKKYNLREKGRAQHQTYALGIKEVWEIDEAKHKPGYVLHTLGWPLDQKTYGGSFLYHMKDRQISIGLVVALNYHNPFLNPYEEFQKFKQHPAIKPVLEGGTVLQYGARTLNEGGFQSIPYPVFPGGAIIGCSAGFLNVPKIKGTHTAMKSGMLAAEATFHTLHDGSNMETYWDSLKNSWIWEELYRARNYRPAFEYGLIPGLAISALEHYILKGKGPLTLKHGKPDHEATDVARKHHPVQYPKPDGIFSFDVPTSLHRSNTNHDHDQPPHLRLRDPKIPELVNLPEYAGPESRYCPARVYEYIPDEKGQLKLHINAQNCLHCKACDIKDPKQNIMWTVPEGGGGPGYSVM; from the exons ATGCTCAGGATTCTCATAAAATCCAACTCTTCTAGGAACACCAGCTTCAAATCCTTTTCTTCATCAACCTTTTTCAATACCCATCTCCGCAATTCGACAACTTCAGCTTTAATCTCTTCCACCAGCCTGTTCAATCCCTCTTCTGGGTCTCATTCAAACGTTTCCAATCCTACAAATTTAGCTAAGATACAAAATGGCTACCATCAGGGTTGTAAATTTTCTGTTTTGAACTTCCAAATTGGTTTTAGACCCTTTTTCTCATCTGGATATTTGATAAAGTTGGTCAGTGTGAGGAATTATGGAAGAAACGGAAGTGGATTTATGAGGGGTCGAAGAACAAGCTTTTTGGGTGAATCCAGGAGTTTCTGTAGTGAACCAAACAGAGAGTCTATTCAGTATGATGTTGTTATTGTTGGGGCTGGACCTGCTGGTTTATCAGCGGCTATCCGGTTGAAGCAATTGTGCCAAGAAAAAGATGTTGACTTATCTGTGTGTGTTGTGGAGAAAGGTGCCGAAGTGG GTGCGCACATCATTTCCGGCAATGTTTTTGAACCCCGTGCCCTAGATGAGCTTCTTCCAGAATGGAAACACGAGGAG TCACCCATTATTGTCCCTGTTTCTTCTGACAAGTTTTGGTTTCTTTCAAAGGATCGCGCTTTTTCATTGCCATGtccttttaataataaaggaAACTATGTTATCAG TTTAAGTCAGTTAGTCCGTTGGATGGGAGCTAAGGCTGAAGAATTGGGAATAGAAATATACCCTGGTTTTGCTGCTAGTGAG ATATTATATGATTCAAATGACAATGTTGTTGGCATTGGAACTAATGATATGGGAATCTCAAAAGATGGTTCAAAGAAGGAAAATTTTCAGCCTGGGGTAGAATTGAAAG GACGGATAACACTTCTTTCAGAGGGCTGCCGGGGATCATTATCAGAG AAAGTACTTAAAAAATACAACTTGAGAGAGAAGGGACGTGCTCAACATCAGACTTATGCTTTGGGAATCAAAGAG GTATGGGAAATTGATGAGGCCAAGCATAAACCAGGTTATGTGCTCCACACATTGGGATGGCCCTTGGATCAAAAGACATATGGGGGATCATTTCTGTACCATATGAAAGATAGACAG ATTTCTATTGGTCTTGTTGTTGCTTTGAATTATCACAACCCTTTCTTGAATCCTTATGAGGAGTTCCAG AAATTTAAACAACATCCTGCAATCAAGCCAGTGCTGGAAGGTGGGACAGTCCTCCAGTATGGGGCTCGAACTTTGAATGAAGGAGGTTTTCAG TCTATCCCATATCCAGTTTTCCCTGGAGGAGCAATTATTGGATGCTCGGCTGGCTTCTTAAATGTGCCTAAAATTAAGGGAACACATACCGCTATGAAATCGG GAATGCTAGCAGCAGAAGCTACATTTCACACACTTCATGATGGCTCAAACATGGAAACTTATTGGGATAGTTTAAAGAACTCATGGATATGGGAAGAACTGTACAGAGCTAGGAACTATCGACCG GCATTTGAGTATGGACTTATTCCTGGCCTGGCTATTAGTGCTTTGGAGCA CTATATACTGAAAGGGAAGGGACCCCTCACGCTGAAGCATGGGAAACCTGATCATGAAGCAACAGAT GTTGCACGGAAACATCATCCAGTTCAGTATCCAAAGCCAGATGGCATATTCTCTTTTGATGTTCCAACTTCTTTACACAG GAGTAACACAAATCATGATCATGACCAACCTCCTCACCTTCGCTTGAGGGACCCCAAGATTCCTGAGCTCGTGAATCTGCCTGAATATGCTGGACCTGAGTCACGATATTGTCCTGCACGAGTATACGA GTACATCCCAGATGAAAAGGGTCAGCTTAAGTTGCACATCAATGCCCAAAATTGCCTACACTGCAAG GCATGCGACATCAAAGACCCGAAGCAAAATATTATGTGGACTGTGCCCGAAGGGGGAGGCGGTCCCGGCTACTCTGTTATGTAG